The proteins below are encoded in one region of Brachyspira intermedia PWS/A:
- a CDS encoding heavy metal translocating P-type ATPase encodes MKMTLKIGGMHCAACSRAVERALKKTEGIEDANVNIATEKAVFNYDEKKLKYDDIVNVVVKAGYQVLAKEEDPAIVKAREIKEQKIRLIVSAIFSIPLFYISMAPMVSFVKFPIPSFLVHHINPQVFSIVAIFLCVPVMISGYKFYTLGFPALFRGSPNMDSLVAIGTTAAFSYSIYSTVLAFMGLNPHGENLYYESAAVIITLVQFGKYLEARSKGKTGEAIKKLMGLQPKTATIIKDGEEKEIKIADVKVDDIVLVRPGEKIPVDGEIIEGYSSVDESMLTGESIPVEKSVGDKVVGASINKTGSFKFKAQKVGADTALAQIIKLVEDAQGSKAPIAHIADVVSSYFVPAVITIALISGIIWFIALHNFVFSLTVFVSVLVIACPCALGLATPTAIMVGTGKGAELGILFKNAEALEVSEKINAVMFDKTGTLTEGKPYVTDIISDDKDKLLLIAASAENGSEHPLGEAIVREAKEKNIKLLNIENFKAIAGFGIEVFIDNKKVLMGNDKLMNKENINTENYNSYMDKLSKEGKTPMYVAYDNKLLGIIAVADKLKKESIEAINRLHKLGIKTAMITGDNKNTANSVAKEAGIDIVFAEVLPEEKSNEVKKLQDQGLTVAMVGDGINDAPALTQANVGIAIGSGTDVAIESADIVLVKSNTNDVVTAIELSKATMRDIKQNLFWAFCYNVIGIPIAAGVLHVFREPLIASSIGGFLTAIMGKDLLLNPIFAALAMSLSSVSVVTNALRLNFFKPSK; translated from the coding sequence ATGAAAATGACTTTAAAAATAGGAGGCATGCATTGTGCTGCATGTTCAAGGGCAGTAGAAAGAGCTTTGAAAAAAACAGAAGGTATTGAAGATGCCAATGTTAATATAGCTACTGAAAAAGCTGTATTCAATTACGATGAAAAAAAGCTTAAGTATGATGATATAGTGAATGTTGTAGTAAAGGCAGGATATCAGGTTTTAGCTAAAGAAGAAGATCCGGCAATCGTAAAAGCAAGAGAGATAAAAGAGCAGAAAATAAGACTTATAGTATCAGCAATATTTTCCATACCTTTATTTTATATATCAATGGCACCTATGGTAAGTTTCGTTAAATTTCCAATACCTAGTTTTTTGGTGCATCATATTAATCCTCAAGTTTTTTCTATAGTAGCAATATTTTTATGCGTACCTGTTATGATATCAGGATATAAATTTTATACATTAGGTTTTCCTGCGCTTTTCAGAGGTTCACCTAATATGGACTCGCTTGTGGCAATAGGAACAACTGCGGCATTCAGTTATAGTATTTATTCTACTGTTTTGGCATTTATGGGACTCAATCCTCATGGTGAAAATCTTTATTATGAGTCAGCTGCTGTTATAATAACATTAGTACAGTTTGGAAAATATTTAGAGGCTAGAAGCAAAGGAAAGACAGGCGAGGCAATAAAAAAACTTATGGGACTTCAGCCTAAAACTGCTACTATAATAAAAGACGGAGAAGAAAAAGAGATAAAGATTGCAGACGTAAAAGTTGATGATATAGTATTAGTTCGTCCGGGAGAGAAGATTCCTGTTGATGGGGAAATAATAGAAGGATACAGCAGTGTTGATGAATCCATGCTTACAGGGGAGAGCATACCAGTTGAAAAGAGTGTAGGGGATAAAGTAGTTGGTGCTTCTATAAATAAAACAGGAAGTTTCAAATTCAAAGCTCAAAAAGTAGGAGCTGACACAGCATTAGCACAGATTATAAAACTTGTAGAAGATGCACAAGGTTCAAAAGCTCCAATAGCACATATTGCTGATGTTGTTTCTTCATACTTTGTTCCTGCTGTAATAACTATAGCTTTGATATCTGGTATAATTTGGTTTATAGCTCTTCATAATTTTGTATTTTCTTTAACAGTATTTGTATCTGTACTTGTTATAGCTTGTCCTTGTGCTTTAGGACTTGCTACACCTACAGCTATAATGGTTGGTACTGGAAAAGGTGCTGAACTAGGAATACTTTTTAAAAATGCTGAAGCCTTAGAAGTTTCTGAAAAAATAAATGCTGTTATGTTCGATAAGACAGGTACTCTTACAGAGGGAAAGCCTTATGTTACAGATATTATTTCTGATGATAAAGATAAACTTCTTTTAATAGCGGCAAGTGCTGAAAATGGGAGTGAACACCCTTTAGGCGAGGCAATAGTAAGAGAGGCCAAAGAAAAAAATATTAAACTTCTTAATATAGAAAATTTTAAAGCCATAGCTGGTTTTGGTATAGAAGTATTTATTGATAACAAAAAAGTTTTAATGGGCAATGACAAACTCATGAATAAAGAAAATATCAACACAGAAAATTATAATTCATATATGGATAAACTTTCAAAAGAAGGTAAGACTCCTATGTATGTTGCCTACGACAATAAACTTTTAGGAATAATAGCAGTTGCTGATAAATTAAAAAAAGAAAGCATTGAGGCAATAAACAGACTTCACAAACTTGGAATAAAAACCGCAATGATTACAGGAGATAACAAAAACACAGCTAATTCAGTTGCTAAAGAAGCTGGTATTGATATTGTATTTGCAGAAGTATTACCTGAAGAAAAATCTAATGAAGTAAAAAAACTTCAGGATCAAGGTTTAACTGTTGCTATGGTAGGCGATGGTATAAATGATGCACCTGCTTTGACTCAGGCTAATGTTGGTATTGCCATTGGAAGCGGCACTGATGTTGCTATTGAAAGTGCTGATATAGTATTAGTAAAATCAAATACAAATGATGTTGTAACTGCCATAGAATTAAGCAAGGCAACTATGAGAGATATAAAACAAAATTTATTCTGGGCTTTTTGCTACAATGTTATAGGCATACCAATAGCGGCAGGAGTTTTGCATGTATTCAGAGAGCCTTTAATAGCTTCTTCCATAGGAGGTTTTTTAACTGCTATTATGGGTAAGGATTTACTTTTGAATCCTATATTTGCTGCTCTTGCTATGAGTTTAAGTTCTGTTTCTGTTGTTACTAATGCTTTGAGATTAAACTTTTTCAAACCAAGCAAATAA
- a CDS encoding DUF4405 domain-containing protein, whose amino-acid sequence MRNRIKIIIDIIMTVLYFVLMGYHFTGRTIHEYLGFLIFVFFILHNVMNINWYKNLPKGKYNLNRSLNTFINVMLFICMFGLVISGILFNRDLVEFLNLSSIKVFNKKMHIVCSYWGFILMSVHLGMHWGIFINMSKKIINIKKQIYILIGLIIAVYGVISFIKRGFYINMFVIAKVPKAEEAAIFFFMDHVAVMGVFIFITYYLHRLSNKLNKMSIQQQ is encoded by the coding sequence ATGAGAAATAGGATTAAAATAATTATAGATATAATAATGACAGTTCTTTATTTCGTTTTGATGGGATATCATTTTACAGGACGAACTATACATGAATATTTAGGCTTTTTAATTTTTGTATTTTTTATACTTCATAATGTAATGAATATTAATTGGTATAAAAATCTGCCTAAAGGAAAATATAATTTAAATAGATCGCTTAATACATTTATAAATGTTATGCTTTTTATATGTATGTTTGGATTAGTTATAAGCGGTATATTATTTAATAGAGATTTAGTAGAGTTTCTTAATCTTAGCAGTATCAAAGTATTTAATAAAAAAATGCATATAGTTTGCAGTTATTGGGGATTTATATTGATGTCTGTACATTTGGGAATGCATTGGGGAATATTTATAAACATGAGCAAAAAAATTATAAATATAAAAAAACAAATATATATATTGATAGGTTTGATAATAGCAGTATATGGAGTAATTTCTTTTATAAAAAGAGGTTTTTATATTAATATGTTTGTAATTGCCAAAGTTCCTAAAGCTGAAGAAGCTGCAATATTTTTCTTTATGGATCATGTTGCTGTAATGGGGGTTTTTATATTCATTACTTATTACTTACATAGATTAAGCAATAAATTAAATAAGATGAGTATACAACAACAATAA
- a CDS encoding methionine ABC transporter ATP-binding protein produces MIVLENVSKVFKTAKNKQLNAVNNVSLKINKGEIYGIIGFSGAGKSTLVRCINLLERPTSGKVYVGGEELTSLKPRELREKRKKIGMIFQQFNLFGSRTVFKNVAYPLRYRGLSKEEIEKKVMSLLELVDIKEKAYVYPSQLSGGQKQRVAIARALANDPQILLCDEATSALDPQTTSSILKLLKKLNEELGITIVVITHEMGVVKELCHRVAVMNKGCLIEEGNIFEVFSHPQNQITQDFIDTTSNVSKIYTLIEEKHNITELKQGECIVRLKYKKDSVGEALISHISRKFNVDVNIIFGNVELIDESLLGGLVVILHEKEKHGITKSIEFLNEQNVDVEVIKDARYDE; encoded by the coding sequence ATGATAGTTTTAGAAAATGTCAGTAAAGTATTTAAAACTGCTAAGAATAAACAGCTCAATGCAGTTAATAATGTATCTTTAAAAATAAACAAAGGCGAGATATACGGCATAATAGGTTTTTCTGGGGCGGGAAAATCAACTTTAGTAAGATGTATAAACTTATTAGAAAGACCTACATCAGGAAAAGTTTATGTAGGCGGAGAGGAATTAACATCTTTAAAACCTAGAGAGCTTAGAGAAAAAAGAAAAAAAATAGGCATGATATTTCAGCAGTTTAACTTATTCGGTTCAAGAACAGTATTTAAAAATGTTGCATACCCATTAAGATACAGAGGACTTTCAAAAGAAGAAATAGAAAAAAAAGTTATGTCTTTACTTGAACTTGTAGATATAAAAGAAAAGGCATATGTTTATCCTTCGCAATTAAGCGGCGGACAAAAACAAAGAGTTGCAATAGCTAGAGCTTTAGCTAATGATCCGCAAATACTTTTATGCGATGAAGCTACCAGTGCTTTAGACCCGCAAACAACATCATCTATATTGAAGTTATTAAAAAAATTAAATGAAGAACTTGGAATAACTATAGTTGTAATAACTCATGAGATGGGTGTTGTAAAAGAATTATGTCATAGAGTGGCAGTTATGAATAAAGGCTGTTTAATAGAAGAAGGTAATATATTTGAAGTATTCTCTCATCCTCAAAATCAAATCACTCAGGATTTTATAGATACTACTTCAAATGTATCTAAGATATACACACTTATAGAAGAAAAACATAATATAACAGAATTAAAACAAGGTGAATGTATAGTAAGATTAAAATATAAAAAAGATTCTGTAGGAGAGGCTTTAATATCTCATATTTCAAGAAAGTTTAATGTTGATGTCAATATAATATTTGGAAATGTTGAGCTTATAGATGAAAGCCTTTTAGGGGGACTTGTTGTTATACTTCATGAAAAAGAAAAACATGGTATAACAAAAAGCATAGAGTTTCTTAATGAACAAAATGTAGATGTAGAGGTAATAAAAGATGCTAGATATGATGAATAA
- a CDS encoding methionine ABC transporter permease has translation MLDMMNNLMPNVMADLPRLYQSIIQTFVMLFYSGIISFFIGGFLGVLLIVTKKFGIMENILLYEVLSKVINFFRAIPFIILLAMLVPLTRFIMGTAIGVKGAIIPLIFGTVPFFARQIESALSEVNPGLVEAAQSMGSSPIAIIFRVYLKESIAPIARGTTITIISLIGLTAMAGAVGAGGLGTYAIQSGYYRNKLDIIYVSVILLVILVGIIQAIGNFIVKKSTH, from the coding sequence ATGCTAGATATGATGAATAATTTAATGCCTAATGTTATGGCTGATTTACCTAGACTTTATCAAAGTATAATACAAACTTTTGTAATGCTTTTTTATTCTGGAATAATATCATTTTTCATAGGCGGATTTTTAGGAGTACTTTTAATAGTTACTAAAAAATTTGGAATAATGGAAAATATATTGTTATATGAAGTGCTAAGTAAAGTAATTAACTTTTTCAGAGCAATACCATTTATAATACTTCTTGCTATGTTAGTACCTCTTACAAGATTTATAATGGGTACTGCAATAGGGGTAAAAGGAGCTATTATACCATTAATATTCGGAACTGTTCCTTTCTTTGCAAGACAGATAGAAAGTGCATTATCCGAAGTTAATCCGGGATTGGTAGAGGCTGCACAGTCTATGGGATCATCTCCTATAGCTATTATTTTTAGAGTATATTTAAAAGAAAGTATTGCTCCTATAGCAAGAGGAACTACTATAACAATAATTAGTTTAATAGGACTCACTGCTATGGCTGGAGCTGTAGGTGCAGGCGGACTTGGAACTTATGCTATACAATCAGGATATTATAGAAATAAATTAGATATTATATATGTATCTGTAATACTTCTTGTAATACTTGTTGGAATTATACAGGCTATTGGAAATTTTATAGTAAAAAAATCTACGCATTGA
- a CDS encoding L-lactate dehydrogenase: METLLKRRKAVLIGAGHVGSHVGYALAAQGLVEEIIYIDIDEKKAFAQALDIFDSTVYLPHRVEVKAGSYKDIDDADIMVVCAGPLPNMNQTRMDTLGATIEVMKDITSKIKNTKFSGIIINISNPADVITHYLQNKLNYDPKRIISTSTTLDSARLRRAISEAINVDQKSIYAYALGEHGESQMVAWSAVTIAGKPLFELMKEKDKYSKLDLNELAYKGRRGGWDILEGKGSTEFGIGTALAEVARAILCDEHRVLPVSVYLNGEYGQNDVYASVPAVLGRNGVEEIIELNMNDEEKKLFNESCSVMKKNYELALNM, encoded by the coding sequence ATGGAAACTTTATTAAAAAGAAGAAAAGCTGTATTGATAGGGGCAGGACATGTAGGTTCGCATGTTGGGTATGCATTGGCGGCTCAAGGTTTAGTTGAAGAAATAATTTATATAGATATAGACGAGAAGAAGGCATTCGCTCAGGCTTTAGATATATTTGACTCTACAGTTTATTTACCTCATAGAGTGGAAGTAAAAGCTGGAAGTTATAAAGATATAGATGATGCTGATATAATGGTGGTATGTGCCGGACCTTTGCCTAATATGAATCAAACTAGAATGGATACTTTAGGTGCTACAATAGAGGTTATGAAAGATATAACATCTAAAATAAAAAATACAAAGTTTTCAGGAATCATAATTAATATTTCTAATCCTGCTGATGTTATAACTCATTATTTACAAAACAAATTGAATTATGATCCTAAGAGAATAATATCCACAAGCACCACATTAGATTCTGCAAGATTAAGAAGAGCCATATCAGAGGCAATTAATGTTGATCAGAAATCAATATATGCTTATGCTTTAGGCGAACATGGAGAAAGTCAGATGGTGGCATGGTCAGCAGTTACTATAGCAGGAAAGCCTTTATTTGAGCTTATGAAAGAAAAAGATAAATACTCAAAACTCGATTTAAATGAATTGGCTTATAAAGGAAGAAGAGGAGGATGGGATATTTTAGAAGGTAAAGGCTCTACAGAGTTCGGAATAGGTACTGCTTTAGCTGAAGTTGCACGTGCTATACTTTGTGATGAGCATAGGGTTCTTCCTGTTTCAGTGTATCTAAATGGAGAATACGGACAAAATGATGTTTATGCTTCTGTTCCTGCTGTGCTTGGAAGAAATGGAGTTGAAGAGATAATTGAATTAAATATGAATGATGAAGAGAAAAAATTATTTAATGAATCTTGCAGTGTGATGAAAAAGAATTATGAATTAGCTTTGAATATGTAA
- a CDS encoding MetQ/NlpA family ABC transporter substrate-binding protein, protein MRRIILFFIFIFSVSCSNADKNVHIVRVGYIGESDKIIWQEVMKKVSNDNIEIELVSYINYSSPNKALNDGEIDLNNFQHYAFFNKELEDKGYELTAIADTCLAAMNIYSDNITNINQIKENDKVAIPNDDSNRGRALKVLAAAGLIKLKNIYKQNPTINDIKENKLNLDIIEVDAGTIYGLLPNIACAVINSNFALNFGLDPYRDSIFKDNPSNYTDKNYINIIAVRTEEKDNEIYKKIIKAYQSDEVKDIYDKNFKGVYIAVW, encoded by the coding sequence ATGAGAAGAATAATTTTATTTTTTATTTTTATATTTTCTGTTTCATGCTCTAATGCAGATAAAAATGTTCATATAGTGAGAGTGGGATATATAGGAGAATCGGATAAAATTATTTGGCAAGAGGTGATGAAAAAAGTTTCTAATGATAATATAGAAATAGAATTGGTATCATACATTAATTATTCTTCTCCTAATAAGGCTCTTAATGATGGGGAGATAGATTTAAATAATTTTCAGCATTATGCATTTTTTAATAAGGAGTTGGAAGATAAAGGATATGAATTAACTGCTATAGCAGATACATGTTTAGCAGCTATGAATATATATTCTGATAATATAACAAATATTAATCAGATTAAAGAGAATGATAAAGTTGCTATACCTAATGATGATTCTAATAGAGGCAGAGCTTTAAAAGTATTAGCAGCTGCTGGGTTGATAAAATTAAAAAATATATATAAACAAAATCCTACTATTAATGATATAAAAGAAAATAAATTAAATTTAGATATAATTGAAGTTGATGCTGGAACTATATATGGTTTGCTTCCAAATATAGCATGTGCAGTTATTAATAGTAATTTTGCTTTAAACTTTGGACTTGATCCTTATAGAGATTCTATATTTAAGGATAATCCAAGTAATTATACTGATAAAAATTATATAAATATTATAGCAGTTAGAACAGAAGAAAAAGATAATGAAATATATAAAAAAATAATAAAAGCATACCAATCTGATGAAGTTAAGGATATATATGATAAAAATTTTAAAGGAGTATATATAGCAGTTTGGTAA
- a CDS encoding MetQ/NlpA family ABC transporter substrate-binding protein — protein sequence MGGNYEIFIKIFLLINIISCETPEPEVVTVGHIGEFDYDIWRQIDEELRIENTKLELVYFQDYELLNKALDDGEIDLNSFQNYIYFVNETNKYNYDLHILGKTFVAPMNIYSKFITNINQISSNAKIAIPDDEVNLSRALQVLEVANIIKLERFDNNFYSITNIIENNLNIQFIPMDASIIYFNMDKVDAAVINYGFISDYINYKIIFYDDISKYSHAGLMSYANLIVCREKDRNSNLYKFITESYRQKMKKNIDKNILDGLIAID from the coding sequence TTGGGGGGAAACTATGAAATATTTATTAAAATTTTTTTATTAATCAATATTATTTCTTGTGAAACTCCTGAGCCTGAAGTTGTAACTGTAGGGCATATAGGAGAATTTGATTATGATATATGGAGGCAGATAGACGAGGAGCTTAGAATCGAAAATACTAAGTTAGAACTTGTGTATTTTCAGGATTATGAGCTTTTAAATAAGGCATTAGATGATGGAGAGATAGATTTGAATTCTTTTCAAAACTATATTTACTTTGTGAATGAAACTAATAAGTATAATTATGATCTTCATATTCTAGGCAAAACTTTTGTTGCACCTATGAATATATATTCAAAATTTATTACGAATATAAATCAGATATCGTCAAATGCTAAAATAGCTATTCCAGATGATGAAGTAAATTTATCAAGGGCATTGCAAGTATTAGAAGTGGCTAATATTATAAAGCTTGAAAGGTTTGATAATAATTTTTATAGTATAACTAATATTATAGAAAATAATTTGAATATTCAGTTTATACCTATGGATGCAAGTATAATTTACTTTAATATGGATAAGGTTGATGCGGCAGTTATAAATTATGGATTTATTTCAGACTATATAAATTATAAGATTATATTTTATGATGATATATCAAAATATTCGCATGCTGGTTTGATGTCCTATGCTAATTTGATTGTATGCCGAGAAAAAGATAGAAATTCTAATCTTTATAAGTTTATAACAGAAAGCTATAGACAGAAGATGAAGAAAAATATAGATAAAAATATATTAGATGGTCTTATTGCGATTGACTAA
- a CDS encoding MetQ/NlpA family ABC transporter substrate-binding protein, translating to MKKLLFILFLLLFIISCNCKKEEVVKIGYIGELDMSIWEYVSNEMKEQNILLELIQFSDYSIINKALNSGHIDLNHFQHYAYFVNATNKNDYYLSIIDKTFIAAMNMYSENLTNLSQLKLHSKIAVPKDEVNLSRSLKILESIGLLRLTKKNNVNYNFTTNDVRENYLQLEFVAVEADDVYSVMSFVDGAFVNLNLNFDFKDSNILYYDDPSKYESDMYINLIVARLEDEDNGVYKKIAEAYKKRIKEVVESGKLKGIIINY from the coding sequence ATGAAAAAATTATTATTTATTTTATTTTTATTACTATTTATTATTTCTTGTAATTGTAAAAAAGAGGAAGTGGTAAAAATAGGATATATAGGCGAACTTGATATGAGTATATGGGAATATGTGTCTAATGAAATGAAAGAGCAGAATATTTTATTAGAATTGATACAGTTTTCAGACTATTCTATAATAAACAAAGCTTTAAATAGTGGTCATATAGATTTGAATCATTTTCAGCATTACGCTTATTTTGTTAATGCTACAAATAAAAATGATTATTATTTGAGTATTATAGATAAAACTTTTATAGCGGCTATGAATATGTATTCAGAAAATTTAACTAATTTATCTCAGTTAAAATTACATTCAAAGATAGCAGTACCAAAAGATGAAGTAAATTTATCAAGATCATTAAAAATATTGGAATCTATAGGATTATTAAGATTAACTAAGAAGAATAATGTTAATTACAATTTTACTACAAATGATGTAAGAGAAAATTATTTACAATTAGAGTTTGTAGCTGTAGAGGCTGATGATGTTTATTCTGTTATGTCTTTTGTTGATGGGGCTTTTGTTAATCTCAATCTTAATTTTGATTTTAAAGATTCAAATATTTTATATTATGATGATCCTAGTAAATATGAATCAGATATGTATATTAATCTTATAGTGGCAAGATTGGAAGATGAGGATAATGGTGTTTATAAAAAAATAGCAGAAGCTTATAAAAAAAGAATAAAAGAGGTTGTTGAATCAGGAAAATTAAAGGGAATTATCATCAATTATTAA
- a CDS encoding MetQ/NlpA family ABC transporter substrate-binding protein translates to MRKILLLISSAILSLMILSCGNTSSGDQKIVKVGFAGESDYQIWNPIVEKLAEEGIKVELVSFSDYTIPNQALNDGEIDLNAFQHYAYFNDEVSNKGYDLTAIADTYISAMNIYSTNITDVKQLKNGDKIAIPNDPSNGGRALKVLQAAGIIKVKPEAGDTPSVSDIIENPLNVEIVEMDAGAIYGVLPDVACAVINGNYAIDFGLNPGSDYIFKDDPSIYSGKSFVNLIAARTKDKDNELYKKVVATYQSEIVEKVYNENFLGSYLPTWK, encoded by the coding sequence ATGAGAAAAATTTTATTATTGATATCATCAGCTATATTATCATTGATGATATTATCATGCGGAAATACTTCTTCTGGTGATCAAAAAATAGTTAAAGTTGGTTTTGCAGGAGAGTCTGATTATCAAATTTGGAATCCTATAGTAGAAAAATTAGCTGAGGAAGGAATAAAAGTAGAGTTAGTATCTTTCTCTGATTATACTATACCTAATCAGGCTTTAAATGATGGAGAGATTGATTTGAACGCTTTCCAACACTATGCATACTTTAATGATGAAGTATCAAATAAAGGATATGATTTAACTGCTATCGCTGATACTTATATATCTGCTATGAATATTTATTCTACTAATATTACAGATGTAAAACAATTAAAAAACGGCGATAAAATAGCTATACCTAATGACCCTTCTAATGGTGGAAGAGCTTTAAAAGTTCTTCAGGCTGCTGGAATCATTAAAGTAAAACCTGAGGCAGGAGATACTCCTAGCGTAAGCGATATAATAGAAAATCCTTTAAATGTTGAAATAGTAGAAATGGATGCTGGTGCTATTTATGGTGTTTTACCTGATGTTGCTTGTGCTGTTATCAATGGAAACTATGCTATAGACTTCGGTTTGAATCCTGGTTCTGATTATATATTCAAAGATGACCCTTCTATTTACAGCGGAAAATCTTTTGTTAATTTAATAGCTGCAAGAACTAAAGATAAAGATAATGAATTATACAAAAAAGTTGTAGCAACTTATCAATCTGAAATAGTAGAAAAAGTTTATAATGAGAATTTCTTAGGTTCTTATCTTCCTACTTGGAAATAA
- a CDS encoding PTS sugar transporter subunit IIA has protein sequence MKPSLILMSHGNFAHEIMESAKMILGEVAGYHTVCMAAEDGFEGTSRKLQSCLNEIEDAKDIIILADLYGGTPFNIGNIFSKKEKNKFNIRLIAGMNFAMILEYFSSDKEDINELVNDIISTGKDAILEPSLSEEDDDIDLD, from the coding sequence ATGAAACCTAGTTTAATACTTATGAGTCATGGAAATTTTGCACATGAAATAATGGAATCCGCTAAAATGATATTAGGAGAAGTTGCAGGATATCATACTGTATGTATGGCTGCTGAAGACGGATTTGAAGGAACTTCTAGAAAATTACAAAGCTGTCTTAATGAAATTGAAGATGCAAAAGATATTATAATATTGGCTGATTTATATGGCGGAACTCCTTTTAATATAGGAAATATATTTTCAAAAAAAGAAAAAAATAAATTCAATATAAGATTAATAGCTGGAATGAATTTCGCTATGATATTAGAATATTTTTCATCTGATAAAGAAGATATTAATGAATTAGTTAATGATATAATCAGCACAGGTAAAGATGCTATATTAGAGCCTTCATTAAGTGAAGAAGATGATGATATAGATTTAGATTGA
- a CDS encoding serine hydrolase domain-containing protein — translation MNKFDTISSMLNEALEKNIIYNVSYSFIKNDDIKNNYIGIYGTNNSNKVDHNCIYDLASLTKVIGTASMMLKLLDLGKINLDDKAVKFCSNFKDNNTTIEELLLHNSGLKADLDDKTNIDRNKIFENTIINKENYHKTIYSDIGFIILGFIIENITNLNLDKAFKDYIFNSANMNNTSYYPSNKDYCIPTEITDKRGIICSEAHDSKAHALGEIGSAGLFSTLEDLNIFARSILNDDEKVLSHKSIKKLIDINIGERTLGWDKRYGKYTLYHTGFTGTSILINLNSKEAMIILTNRIHPNRNNNAYLELREELNKIFMEE, via the coding sequence GTGAATAAATTTGACACTATATCATCTATGTTAAATGAGGCTTTAGAAAAAAATATAATATATAATGTCTCATATAGTTTTATAAAAAATGATGATATTAAAAATAATTATATAGGTATATACGGAACTAATAATTCTAATAAAGTTGATCATAATTGCATTTATGATTTGGCTTCTCTTACAAAAGTTATAGGTACTGCCTCAATGATGCTTAAATTATTAGATTTGGGCAAAATAAATTTAGATGATAAAGCTGTCAAATTCTGCAGTAATTTCAAAGATAATAATACCACTATAGAAGAATTGCTGCTTCATAATTCCGGACTTAAAGCAGATTTAGATGATAAAACCAATATAGATAGAAATAAAATATTTGAAAACACTATTATAAATAAAGAAAACTATCATAAAACAATATACTCTGATATAGGCTTTATTATATTAGGCTTTATAATAGAAAATATTACAAATCTCAATTTGGATAAAGCATTTAAAGATTATATTTTTAATTCAGCCAATATGAATAATACTTCATACTACCCTTCTAATAAAGACTACTGCATTCCAACTGAAATTACAGATAAAAGAGGAATAATTTGCTCAGAAGCTCATGACTCTAAAGCTCATGCTTTGGGAGAGATAGGAAGTGCTGGATTATTTTCTACACTTGAAGATTTAAATATTTTTGCCCGCTCTATATTAAATGATGATGAAAAAGTCTTATCTCATAAATCAATAAAAAAACTAATAGACATTAATATCGGAGAAAGAACTTTAGGCTGGGATAAGAGATACGGAAAATATACTTTATATCATACCGGTTTTACAGGAACTTCTATATTGATAAATTTAAACTCTAAAGAAGCTATGATAATTCTCACAAACAGAATTCACCCAAACAGAAATAATAATGCATATTTAGAATTAAGAGAAGAATTAAATAAAATATTTATGGAGGAATAA